In Rouxiella sp. WC2420, the following proteins share a genomic window:
- a CDS encoding Grx4 family monothiol glutaredoxin: protein MTTTIEKIQQQVSENPILLYMKGSPKLPSCGFSAQAVQALSACGERFAYVDILLNPDIRAEMPKFANWPTFPQLWVDGELVGGCDIVIEMYQRGELQQLIKETAEKYKSQEEQPE, encoded by the coding sequence ATGACCACTACTATTGAAAAGATCCAACAGCAAGTTTCCGAGAACCCAATTCTTCTTTATATGAAGGGCTCTCCAAAACTGCCAAGCTGCGGTTTCTCTGCTCAGGCCGTGCAGGCACTTTCTGCCTGTGGTGAGCGTTTCGCATATGTTGATATTCTGCTAAATCCGGATATCCGTGCCGAGATGCCAAAATTTGCCAACTGGCCTACTTTCCCACAGCTGTGGGTTGACGGTGAGCTGGTCGGCGGTTGTGATATCGTGATTGAAATGTATCAGCGTGGCGAATTGCAGCAGCTGATCAAAGAAACGGCTGAAAAATATAAGTCTCAGGAAGAACAGCCTGAGTAA
- the slyA gene encoding transcriptional regulator SlyA: MESNLGSDLARLVRVWRALIDDRLKPLELTQTHWVTLHNINILPPEQSQIQLAKAIGIEQPSLVRTLDQLEEKKLITRQTCASDRRAKRIKLTEEAAPIINQMETVIDDTRKEILSGMSSTDINLLLEMLARLEKNIASLQNKP, encoded by the coding sequence TTGGAATCGAACCTAGGGTCAGATCTCGCACGATTAGTTCGCGTCTGGCGTGCGTTAATCGACGATCGTCTCAAGCCGCTGGAGCTGACGCAAACGCATTGGGTGACATTGCACAACATCAATATTTTGCCGCCTGAGCAGTCGCAAATCCAGCTGGCAAAAGCAATCGGTATTGAGCAACCTTCTCTGGTCAGGACGCTGGATCAGCTGGAAGAGAAAAAGTTGATCACCCGCCAGACTTGCGCCAGCGATCGTCGCGCCAAACGCATCAAACTGACCGAAGAAGCGGCCCCGATCATTAATCAGATGGAAACAGTGATTGATGATACCCGCAAAGAAATTTTATCGGGGATGTCTTCTACCGACATCAATTTGCTGCTGGAAATGCTGGCCAGATTAGAAAAGAACATCGCTTCGTTACAAAACAAACCATAA
- the pdxH gene encoding pyridoxamine 5'-phosphate oxidase: MAENNEFDVADLRREYIRGGLRRKDLSAEPLPLFEQWLKQACEAKLPDPTAMCVATVDENGQPFQRIVLLKHFDDKGMVFFTNLGSRKAQQLAVNPRISLLFPWHMLDRQVIFLGQAERLPTLDVMKYFTSRPKDSQIGAWVSQQSSRISARGILESKFLELKQKFSQGEVPLPSFWGGFRVKFDSVEFWQGGEHRLHDRFIYQRETSSEDNSTTTGWKIDRLAP; encoded by the coding sequence ATGGCTGAAAATAATGAGTTTGATGTTGCAGACTTGCGACGCGAATATATTCGTGGCGGTCTGCGTCGCAAGGATTTAAGCGCAGAGCCGCTACCGTTGTTCGAGCAATGGCTCAAGCAGGCGTGCGAGGCTAAATTACCGGACCCAACGGCCATGTGTGTCGCGACAGTGGATGAAAACGGTCAACCGTTCCAGCGCATTGTATTGCTCAAACACTTTGATGATAAAGGCATGGTGTTCTTTACCAACCTTGGCAGCCGCAAAGCGCAGCAGCTGGCGGTAAATCCGCGTATTAGCCTGTTGTTCCCTTGGCACATGCTTGATCGTCAGGTGATTTTCCTTGGTCAGGCCGAGCGTCTGCCGACGTTGGACGTGATGAAATACTTTACCAGCCGCCCAAAAGACAGTCAGATTGGAGCCTGGGTTTCCCAGCAATCCTCGCGTATTTCGGCGCGTGGCATACTTGAGAGCAAATTCCTCGAGCTAAAACAAAAATTCAGCCAGGGTGAAGTGCCGCTACCTAGTTTCTGGGGCGGTTTTCGCGTCAAATTTGATTCGGTCGAATTTTGGCAGGGCGGCGAGCATCGCCTGCACGACCGCTTTATCTACCAGCGTGAGACCTCTTCTGAAGACAATTCCACAACAACTGGTTGGAAAATCGACCGTCTGGCGCCGTAA
- a CDS encoding MliC family protein codes for MKKAIMILAGIALSGCSMTTPPLTKTANTQLHYECGTTPLTVTLDKPAHQVDLILDGIQLHLPQVEAASGTKYSDGHYTFWSKGNAALVQRGDDVIIDDCQLSPSYQTQ; via the coding sequence ATGAAAAAAGCGATCATGATTCTGGCAGGCATCGCGCTGTCAGGCTGTAGCATGACTACTCCCCCATTGACCAAAACTGCCAATACTCAGCTCCACTATGAATGCGGTACGACGCCACTGACAGTGACCCTCGATAAACCGGCGCATCAGGTAGATTTGATCCTCGATGGTATTCAACTGCATCTGCCGCAGGTTGAAGCCGCCTCTGGCACCAAATACAGCGATGGTCACTACACTTTCTGGTCGAAGGGTAATGCTGCTCTGGTGCAGCGCGGCGATGATGTCATCATTGACGATTGCCAACTTTCTCCTTCGTACCAGACACAATAG
- a CDS encoding efflux RND transporter periplasmic adaptor subunit, producing MKFKTLKYFSTLAVLAVALCAGWWMWNYYMQSPWTRDGKVRAELVDITPEVSGRITDITVHDNQYVHAGEVLFTLDPVPFQIAVDNAKASVDKAEADLEKANHEAERRQKLGRDVISTESLDQANLEAKSMKATLEANQANLEQARWNLSKTKVFAPTDGYITNLSARKGNYATSGTPLVALVDAHSFYVLGYFEETKLKHINVGNQADIVLYDGNVPLKGQVESIGRAIYDQSVESSNGLLLDVKPNVPWVRLAQRVPVRIKIENVPDQLVLVAGTTCTISIHY from the coding sequence ATGAAATTTAAAACACTTAAATATTTTTCAACCCTGGCAGTATTAGCGGTCGCATTATGTGCAGGTTGGTGGATGTGGAACTATTATATGCAGTCCCCATGGACCCGCGATGGCAAAGTCCGCGCAGAATTAGTCGATATTACGCCGGAGGTGTCAGGCAGAATCACCGATATTACGGTTCATGACAACCAGTATGTCCATGCGGGAGAGGTTTTGTTTACTTTGGATCCGGTGCCGTTCCAGATTGCGGTTGATAATGCCAAAGCCTCGGTCGACAAAGCTGAGGCAGACCTTGAAAAGGCCAATCACGAAGCCGAGCGCAGGCAAAAACTGGGGCGTGATGTAATTTCCACCGAATCACTGGATCAGGCCAACCTCGAGGCAAAATCCATGAAAGCCACGCTCGAAGCCAATCAGGCTAACCTGGAGCAGGCACGCTGGAATTTAAGCAAGACAAAAGTCTTCGCCCCAACCGACGGTTACATCACCAACCTCTCGGCGCGAAAAGGCAACTATGCCACCAGCGGAACACCATTGGTGGCGCTGGTTGACGCGCACTCCTTCTACGTGCTGGGATATTTTGAAGAAACCAAGCTGAAGCATATCAACGTCGGAAACCAGGCTGATATCGTGCTGTATGACGGCAATGTGCCACTGAAAGGCCAGGTAGAAAGCATTGGCAGGGCCATTTATGACCAAAGCGTGGAAAGTTCCAATGGTCTGCTGCTCGACGTGAAACCCAATGTACCTTGGGTAAGGCTGGCGCAGCGCGTGCCGGTGAGGATCAAAATTGAAAACGTGCCTGACCAGCTGGTGCTGGTCGCTGGCACAACCTGCACGATCTCCATTCATTATTAA
- a CDS encoding DUF1289 domain-containing protein, whose protein sequence is MAEQLEFFDIPSPCRGVCESGPNGFCRGCFRSREERFGWINMSDVEKRHVLRLCHQRFLRLKRAGPSIDDPAPEQPSLF, encoded by the coding sequence GTGGCAGAGCAACTCGAGTTTTTTGATATTCCCAGCCCTTGCCGAGGGGTTTGTGAATCAGGCCCTAACGGCTTTTGTCGTGGTTGCTTTCGCAGCCGCGAGGAACGCTTCGGCTGGATAAACATGAGCGACGTTGAAAAACGCCACGTTCTGCGTTTGTGCCATCAACGCTTCCTGCGGCTAAAACGAGCGGGCCCCTCCATTGACGATCCCGCTCCGGAACAACCTTCGCTGTTTTAA
- the gloA gene encoding lactoylglutathione lyase, which translates to MRLLHTMIRVGDMQRSIKFYTEVLGMRVLRTSQNTEYKYDLAFVGYEDESKGAVIELTYNYGVDSYDHGTAFGHLALGVDNVAQTCEDIRKAGGSVVREAGPVKGGTTIIAFVEDPDGYKIELIESKHAGQGLGN; encoded by the coding sequence ATGCGTTTACTCCATACCATGATCCGCGTTGGCGATATGCAGCGCTCCATTAAATTTTATACTGAAGTACTGGGCATGCGAGTGCTGCGTACCAGCCAAAATACTGAGTACAAATACGATCTGGCTTTCGTTGGCTATGAAGATGAAAGCAAAGGCGCTGTCATTGAACTGACCTATAACTACGGCGTTGACAGTTATGACCACGGCACCGCTTTTGGTCATCTGGCGCTGGGCGTCGATAACGTGGCACAAACTTGCGAAGACATCCGCAAAGCCGGTGGTAGCGTAGTGCGCGAAGCTGGCCCGGTTAAAGGCGGCACGACTATTATTGCCTTCGTTGAAGATCCAGATGGTTATAAAATCGAGTTAATCGAATCAAAACACGCTGGTCAGGGCCTGGGTAATTAA
- a CDS encoding glycine zipper 2TM domain-containing protein — protein sequence MIKRILLVAMMGSTLAGCVNDSLSGDVYSSSQAKQVQNVTYGTLVSVRPVQIQGDDGNNVIGAIGGAVLGGFLGNTIGGGAGRSLATAGGAVAGGLAGNAVTNGLNKANGVELQIRKDDGNTIQVVQKVDSKTRFYVGQRVSLASSGSNITVSPGV from the coding sequence ATGATTAAGCGTATTCTCCTCGTCGCAATGATGGGTTCTACCCTTGCAGGCTGTGTAAACGATTCACTGTCAGGCGATGTTTACTCTTCCTCGCAGGCCAAACAGGTCCAGAATGTGACTTACGGTACTTTGGTCTCAGTCCGCCCGGTGCAAATTCAGGGTGATGACGGTAATAACGTCATTGGCGCAATCGGTGGTGCTGTGCTGGGTGGTTTCCTGGGTAATACTATCGGTGGCGGCGCGGGTCGTAGCCTGGCAACTGCGGGTGGCGCTGTGGCGGGTGGACTTGCGGGTAATGCAGTAACCAACGGCTTGAACAAGGCGAACGGTGTCGAACTGCAAATCCGTAAAGACGATGGCAACACGATTCAGGTAGTGCAGAAAGTTGACAGCAAAACCAGATTCTATGTGGGCCAACGCGTAAGCCTGGCGAGCAGCGGCAGCAATATCACCGTTTCTCCGGGCGTCTAA
- a CDS encoding DUF1656 domain-containing protein, whose protein sequence is MIAQMFHSGPFLPDLVLGASLYFPPIFKAFLLGLLIWLIIHRLVRDWIYSGEIWHPTLMDLSIFVISICAALLLIVNE, encoded by the coding sequence GTGATTGCCCAAATGTTCCATTCTGGTCCTTTTCTCCCAGATCTTGTGCTGGGGGCTTCCCTTTATTTCCCTCCTATTTTTAAAGCATTTTTACTTGGACTCCTAATTTGGCTGATTATTCATCGCCTGGTGCGTGACTGGATTTACTCTGGTGAAATCTGGCATCCAACTTTGATGGATTTATCTATATTTGTCATATCCATATGCGCTGCACTGCTGCTGATTGTGAATGAGTAA
- the rnt gene encoding ribonuclease T, whose amino-acid sequence MADKSDINALKGRFRGFYPVVIDVETAGFNAQTDALLEIAAVTLKMDEDGWLQNDETLHFHVEPFEGSILHPEALAFNGIDPTNPLRGAVSEYDALHAIFKAIRKGMKEQDCNRAIIVAHNANFDHSFMMAAAERAGLKRNPFHPFATFDTAALSGLVLGQTVLAKACISAGMTFDSSQAHSALYDTEQTAHLFCELVNRWKRLGGWPLPIAEDENEESK is encoded by the coding sequence ATGGCTGACAAAAGTGACATTAACGCCCTGAAAGGTCGTTTCCGTGGGTTTTACCCCGTGGTAATAGATGTAGAAACCGCCGGATTTAATGCCCAGACCGACGCCCTGCTTGAAATCGCAGCCGTGACATTGAAAATGGATGAAGATGGTTGGCTGCAAAACGATGAAACGCTGCATTTTCACGTCGAACCGTTTGAGGGATCGATACTTCATCCGGAAGCGCTGGCGTTCAACGGTATTGATCCGACCAACCCCCTGCGCGGCGCTGTCAGCGAATATGACGCGCTACATGCCATTTTTAAGGCGATTCGCAAGGGGATGAAAGAACAGGATTGCAACCGAGCCATTATCGTTGCGCACAATGCTAATTTCGATCACAGTTTTATGATGGCGGCGGCAGAGCGTGCAGGCCTCAAGCGTAACCCGTTCCATCCGTTCGCCACGTTCGATACTGCCGCGCTGAGCGGGCTGGTGCTTGGTCAAACGGTGTTGGCGAAAGCGTGTATCAGCGCCGGGATGACCTTTGACAGCTCACAGGCGCACTCGGCACTGTATGATACCGAGCAAACGGCACATCTGTTTTGTGAATTGGTGAATCGTTGGAAACGTCTGGGCGGCTGGCCTTTGCCTATTGCCGAAGATGAGAACGAAGAGTCAAAATAA
- the tyrS gene encoding tyrosine--tRNA ligase, whose translation MASSNLIQQLQERGLIAQVTDEKALAERLAQGPIALYCGFDPTADSLHLGHLVPLLCLKRFQLHGHKPVALVGGATGLIGDPSFKAAERKLNTSETVNEWVEKIRTQVSPFLDFNCGENSAITANNYDWFGGMNVLTFLRDIGKHFSVNQMINKEAVKQRLNRDDSGISFTEFSYNLLQGYDFSSLYDLHKVELQIGGSDQWGNITSGIDLTRRLHQKQVFGLTVPLITKADGTKFGKTEGGAVWLDPKKTSPYKFYQFWINTADADVYRFLKFFTFMSLEDINALEEEDKNSGKAPRAQYVLAEQVTGMVHGEEGLAAARRITASLFSGALSDMTEADFAQLAQDGMPTIELEGEVDLQQALVNAELEPSRGRARTAISSNAVVVNGEKQADPEYKFSDSDRLFGRYTLLRRGKKNYCLAVWK comes from the coding sequence ATGGCCAGCAGCAACTTGATTCAACAATTGCAGGAGCGGGGGCTAATTGCCCAGGTTACGGACGAAAAAGCGTTAGCAGAGCGACTGGCGCAAGGGCCAATTGCACTGTATTGCGGTTTCGATCCAACCGCCGATAGCCTGCACTTGGGCCATCTGGTGCCTTTGCTTTGCCTGAAACGCTTTCAATTGCACGGCCACAAGCCGGTTGCACTGGTGGGCGGCGCGACCGGTCTTATCGGCGATCCTAGCTTCAAGGCCGCAGAGCGCAAGCTGAACACCAGCGAAACTGTAAACGAGTGGGTCGAGAAAATCCGCACTCAGGTGTCTCCGTTCCTGGATTTCAACTGTGGCGAAAACAGCGCGATTACCGCCAACAACTACGACTGGTTTGGTGGCATGAATGTGCTGACTTTCCTGCGTGATATCGGCAAACACTTCTCTGTTAACCAGATGATTAACAAGGAAGCCGTCAAGCAGCGTCTGAATCGCGACGACAGCGGGATCTCTTTCACCGAGTTCTCTTATAATCTGCTGCAAGGTTACGATTTCTCTTCGCTGTACGACTTGCACAAGGTTGAACTGCAAATTGGTGGTTCTGACCAGTGGGGCAATATTACCTCGGGTATTGACCTTACCCGTCGTCTGCATCAGAAACAGGTGTTCGGTCTGACCGTGCCTCTGATCACCAAGGCAGACGGTACCAAGTTTGGAAAAACCGAAGGCGGCGCAGTGTGGCTGGATCCGAAAAAGACCAGTCCGTACAAGTTTTACCAGTTCTGGATCAACACCGCCGATGCTGACGTTTATCGCTTCCTGAAATTCTTCACCTTTATGAGCCTTGAAGATATCAACGCGCTGGAAGAAGAAGATAAAAACAGCGGTAAAGCTCCGCGCGCCCAATACGTTCTGGCCGAGCAAGTCACCGGCATGGTGCATGGCGAAGAAGGTTTGGCTGCTGCGCGTCGCATTACCGCCAGTCTGTTCTCGGGCGCCCTCAGCGACATGACTGAAGCTGACTTCGCTCAACTTGCGCAAGACGGCATGCCAACCATCGAGTTAGAAGGCGAGGTTGACCTGCAACAGGCGCTGGTCAATGCTGAGTTAGAGCCTTCTCGCGGACGTGCGCGCACGGCTATCTCTTCCAACGCCGTGGTGGTAAACGGTGAAAAGCAGGCCGATCCTGAATACAAATTCAGCGATAGCGATCGCCTGTTTGGCCGCTACACGTTGCTGCGCCGTGGCAAGAAGAACTATTGCCTGGCAGTCTGGAAATAA
- a CDS encoding FUSC family protein — translation MNFSWLEWKNTLWGKSSAAQWRYALRNSIAMCLALWIAFVLELDEPYWALTSAAVVSFPTVGGVISKSIGRVFGSLLGATAAVLIAGHTLNDPWLFTLSIAAWLGLCTYASNLYQNNVSYAFALAGYTAAIIVFSTVNITDTTSIFDIAQARVCEVITGILCGAFMMMVLPSTSDGDALLTSLRKMHTQLLEHAQLLWRSEVTNQIRVSHEGVINQILTLNLLRIQAFWSHYRLRQQNNLLNYLLHQQLQLTSYISSLRRMMLNWPNQPENLNQQLATLLEQLRDPEMNKYRLAKTLLMLKPADTSDYRQQAFWLRMRDFCWLYLRNERLLQKVENANLVAVDRIEAPRVSRLTRHADNTEAVYSGVRTFLCIVIACAYWINTQWDSGAAGVTLAAIGCVLYSSTPSPINSVTLLTKSLIWLFFGCFIIKFGVMVQINDFWLFCSFLLPLLCTMQLSKLQYKRYAALWGQLIVFSGSFLAVTNPPSYDYQSFFNDGLGKIAGVMLAGLFFQVLRPSSDSRKSRRQIRALRREFIDQLSRKPQLSHLQFESLIYYRVNQLNQSKDQTSRNWLLRWGVVLLNCSHIVWQLRQWESRSNPLSKVRDVCIHCLKGIMTERGVSHPRLEASLTELQRISEALSHHPDESARELAGVIWRLYCSLSQLQSSINIEDVAATPTEGKPA, via the coding sequence GTGAATTTCTCATGGCTGGAATGGAAAAACACCCTTTGGGGGAAGTCTAGCGCGGCCCAGTGGCGTTATGCGCTGCGTAACTCCATCGCGATGTGTCTGGCACTGTGGATTGCCTTTGTACTGGAGCTTGACGAGCCTTATTGGGCGCTGACTTCGGCGGCGGTGGTCAGTTTTCCGACCGTTGGTGGAGTCATCAGCAAAAGTATTGGTCGCGTATTTGGCAGCCTGCTCGGCGCCACCGCCGCAGTACTCATTGCCGGGCATACGCTGAACGACCCGTGGTTGTTCACATTGTCTATCGCCGCCTGGCTGGGATTGTGTACTTACGCTTCCAACCTTTATCAAAACAACGTTTCTTACGCCTTTGCGCTGGCAGGCTACACTGCGGCAATTATTGTTTTTTCGACCGTTAACATTACCGATACCACGAGTATCTTTGATATCGCGCAAGCCAGGGTTTGCGAGGTGATCACCGGAATTTTGTGTGGTGCGTTTATGATGATGGTGTTGCCCAGCACTTCTGACGGCGATGCGCTGCTTACTTCGCTGCGAAAAATGCACACTCAGTTGTTGGAGCATGCGCAATTGCTGTGGCGCAGCGAAGTCACCAACCAGATCCGCGTCTCGCATGAAGGGGTGATCAACCAGATCCTGACATTGAACCTGCTGCGCATTCAGGCCTTCTGGAGCCATTACCGCCTGCGTCAGCAAAATAATTTGCTTAACTATCTGTTGCATCAGCAATTACAGTTGACCAGTTACATCTCCAGCCTGCGAAGAATGATGCTCAACTGGCCTAATCAGCCTGAAAATCTCAATCAGCAACTTGCCACTCTGCTAGAACAATTACGTGACCCGGAAATGAATAAATACCGGTTGGCAAAAACGTTGTTGATGCTTAAACCGGCTGATACCAGCGATTATCGGCAGCAGGCATTTTGGCTACGAATGCGCGATTTTTGCTGGTTGTACCTGCGTAATGAACGGCTTTTGCAAAAGGTCGAAAACGCCAATCTAGTGGCGGTCGACCGGATCGAGGCACCGCGCGTTAGCCGATTGACTCGCCATGCCGATAACACCGAGGCAGTTTACAGCGGAGTGCGTACTTTTTTATGCATCGTGATTGCCTGTGCTTACTGGATCAACACACAGTGGGATTCCGGCGCTGCCGGGGTAACATTAGCCGCGATTGGTTGCGTACTTTACTCATCGACGCCCTCCCCTATCAACAGCGTCACACTGCTGACAAAGTCGCTGATTTGGCTGTTTTTTGGCTGCTTTATCATCAAGTTTGGCGTGATGGTGCAGATTAATGACTTCTGGCTATTTTGCTCATTCCTGCTGCCGCTGCTTTGTACCATGCAACTGTCTAAACTGCAGTACAAACGCTATGCCGCGCTTTGGGGGCAACTGATCGTCTTTAGTGGATCTTTTTTAGCGGTAACCAACCCACCGAGCTATGACTATCAATCTTTTTTCAATGATGGACTCGGCAAGATTGCTGGCGTGATGCTGGCAGGCCTGTTCTTCCAGGTACTGCGCCCCAGCTCCGACAGCCGTAAAAGCCGACGCCAGATTCGCGCGCTGCGCCGCGAGTTTATCGACCAGCTGAGCCGTAAACCACAGCTTTCACATTTGCAGTTTGAATCGCTGATTTACTATCGCGTCAATCAGCTAAACCAGAGTAAAGATCAAACTTCGCGCAACTGGCTACTGCGCTGGGGCGTGGTATTGCTGAACTGTAGTCATATTGTCTGGCAGCTGCGCCAATGGGAATCGCGGTCAAATCCGCTGTCGAAGGTGCGTGATGTATGCATCCACTGCCTGAAAGGGATTATGACCGAACGCGGAGTCAGTCATCCTAGACTGGAAGCTAGCCTGACCGAGTTGCAGCGCATCAGTGAAGCGCTTTCGCACCACCCTGACGAATCGGCCCGAGAGCTGGCCGGGGTTATTTGGCGACTGTACTGTTCGCTATCTCAGTTGCAGTCTTCTATTAATATTGAAGATGTTGCAGCAACGCCAACGGAAGGTAAACCGGCCTGA
- a CDS encoding alkene reductase produces the protein MSKLFTPIVVGKKTLPNRVFMAPLTRLRSIEPGDIPTPLMGEYYAQRHSSGLIITEATQISFQAKGYAGAPGLHTPEQTAAWKKIVAGVHAKEGYIAVQLWHTGRISHSSLQPDNLAPVAPSAIAAGTRTSLRDENGNAIREETSTPRALETHEISGIVNDFRLAAAHSREADFDYIELHAAHGYLLHQFMSPASNVRDDQYGGTVENRTRLTLEVVDATVAEIGADRVGIRISPLGPFNGLDNGEDQEAAAVYLLDELNKRNLAYLHISEPDWAGGQPYSEKFRKIIRQHYQGVIVGAGAYSAEKGEELIAKGYIDAVAFGRSYIANPDLVERLKSHAPLNAPQPETFYGGGAKGYTDYPTL, from the coding sequence ATGTCAAAACTTTTTACACCCATCGTCGTAGGTAAAAAAACTTTACCAAACCGCGTTTTTATGGCTCCGTTAACTCGCCTGCGCAGCATTGAACCTGGCGATATTCCTACTCCGCTGATGGGCGAATATTATGCACAGCGCCACAGTTCAGGTCTGATTATCACTGAGGCGACGCAAATTTCCTTCCAGGCAAAAGGCTACGCCGGTGCGCCGGGACTGCATACGCCAGAGCAAACCGCAGCCTGGAAAAAAATCGTTGCCGGTGTTCACGCCAAAGAAGGTTATATCGCCGTTCAGCTGTGGCACACTGGCCGTATCTCACACTCCAGTTTGCAGCCTGACAATCTGGCGCCAGTGGCTCCTTCAGCCATTGCTGCAGGCACTCGTACTAGCCTGCGTGACGAAAACGGCAATGCCATTCGTGAAGAAACTTCAACGCCTCGCGCGCTGGAAACTCATGAAATTTCGGGCATCGTTAACGATTTCCGCCTGGCGGCAGCCCATTCCCGCGAAGCAGACTTTGACTACATTGAGTTGCATGCCGCGCACGGATACTTGCTACACCAGTTCATGTCTCCGGCATCAAACGTGCGTGACGACCAGTACGGCGGCACTGTTGAAAATCGCACTCGCCTGACACTTGAGGTGGTAGATGCGACGGTGGCAGAAATCGGTGCCGATCGTGTGGGTATTCGCATCTCTCCGCTTGGTCCGTTCAATGGTCTGGACAACGGTGAAGATCAGGAAGCTGCAGCGGTTTATCTACTCGATGAATTGAACAAACGCAATCTGGCATACCTGCACATCTCCGAGCCAGACTGGGCCGGCGGCCAGCCTTACAGCGAAAAATTCCGTAAAATTATTCGCCAGCATTATCAGGGCGTGATAGTTGGCGCAGGCGCTTACAGTGCCGAGAAAGGCGAAGAATTGATTGCCAAAGGCTACATTGATGCCGTCGCCTTTGGTCGTAGCTACATTGCCAACCCGGATCTGGTCGAGCGCCTGAAAAGCCACGCGCCACTAAACGCCCCACAGCCAGAAACCTTCTACGGCGGCGGTGCCAAGGGCTATACCGATTACCCAACACTGTAA
- the anmK gene encoding anhydro-N-acetylmuramic acid kinase — protein MKSGRYIGVMSGTSLDGVDVVLAAIDDRMVAQQASYLHPMPAEIRQAVLGMCQGQAVTLAQVGELDAQLGNLFAEAVLGLLEKAGIEAEEVTAIGCHGQTVWHQPKGDTPFSMQLGDNNRIAAMTGITTIGDFRRRDMAWGGQGAPLVPAFHQALLAHPTEQRMILNIGGIANLSLLLPGQPIRGYDTGPGNMLMDAWISQHQGLAYDKDAAFASQGRVDLTLLQHMLSDAYFSEPAPKSTGREYFNLAWLEQQLASVQPLLAEDVQATLAELTATTIADQVQLAGGCDRLLVCGGGARNPLVMARLSAMLAGTEVSTTDAFGVSGDDMEALAFAWLAFRTLSGQPGNLPSVTGASRETVLGAIYPVFSTNDRL, from the coding sequence ATCAAGTCAGGCCGCTATATCGGCGTAATGTCGGGTACTAGCCTTGATGGGGTGGATGTCGTTCTTGCTGCCATAGACGACAGGATGGTGGCGCAACAGGCCAGCTATCTGCATCCTATGCCTGCGGAAATAAGGCAGGCGGTACTAGGAATGTGTCAGGGGCAAGCCGTAACTCTGGCGCAGGTTGGTGAATTGGACGCACAGCTGGGTAATCTTTTTGCCGAGGCGGTACTCGGCCTGCTTGAGAAAGCGGGTATTGAGGCTGAAGAGGTCACTGCTATTGGTTGCCACGGCCAGACGGTTTGGCATCAACCCAAAGGCGATACTCCTTTTTCGATGCAGCTCGGTGATAACAATCGCATTGCTGCCATGACCGGTATCACGACCATTGGCGATTTCCGCCGTCGTGATATGGCATGGGGAGGACAGGGCGCACCGCTGGTTCCTGCTTTTCACCAGGCGTTGCTGGCACATCCTACCGAACAGCGGATGATCCTCAATATTGGCGGCATCGCCAACCTCTCTCTGTTGCTGCCCGGTCAGCCCATTCGCGGCTATGATACTGGCCCGGGTAACATGCTGATGGACGCCTGGATAAGTCAGCATCAAGGGCTTGCCTATGACAAAGACGCTGCTTTTGCCAGTCAGGGGCGGGTAGACCTGACGCTATTACAGCACATGTTGTCCGATGCTTATTTTTCCGAACCAGCGCCAAAAAGCACTGGGCGCGAATATTTTAATCTGGCATGGCTGGAGCAGCAGTTGGCAAGCGTGCAGCCGCTGTTGGCCGAAGACGTGCAGGCAACGCTGGCGGAGCTCACGGCCACCACTATCGCGGATCAGGTTCAGTTGGCGGGCGGATGTGACCGCTTGCTGGTGTGCGGCGGCGGTGCGCGTAACCCGCTAGTCATGGCACGTCTGTCAGCCATGCTCGCCGGCACTGAAGTCAGCACCACTGATGCCTTTGGTGTTAGCGGTGACGACATGGAGGCTCTAGCATTTGCCTGGCTGGCATTTCGTACTTTATCAGGCCAGCCCGGCAATTTACCTTCAGTCACTGGTGCCAGTCGCGAAACGGTGCTCGGTGCCATTTATCCTGTTTTTTCGACCAATGACCGTCTTTAA